A window of the Cicer arietinum cultivar CDC Frontier isolate Library 1 chromosome 6, Cicar.CDCFrontier_v2.0, whole genome shotgun sequence genome harbors these coding sequences:
- the LOC101503764 gene encoding uncharacterized protein translates to MASCFNHYLKFPNHRRYSKSQMCLFKIIHIISSIPPSKQQPFPNNNNKGSSFDLNLRFCSITKSEESEIDQHNNEGREIEKPKFEEEVFEADDVAKTTSFRGGNSNCLDLLIEAARVLSEKNEFDSEEEREIGDELMTSRGERVKKKKERLVVVREPVVRSKRGRNQVLPCRFRDSVVEPLKRTGPNRRMSSNAKASKRLLR, encoded by the coding sequence ATGGCTTCTTGTTTCAACCACTACCTCAAATTTCCCAACCACCGTCGCTATTCCAAATCCCAAATGTGCCTCTTCAAAATTATCCACATTATTTCATCCATCCCTCCCTCCAAACAACAACCTTTtcccaacaacaacaacaaaggtAGTAGTTTCGATTTAAATCTCAGATTCTGTTCCATCACAAAAAGTGAAGAATCCGAGATTGATCAACACAACAACGAAGGAAGAGAAATAGAGAAACCGAAATTTGAAGAAGAGGTGTTTGAGGCCGATGACGTGGCGAAAACGACGTCGTTTCGAGGTGGAAATAGTAACTGTTTGGATTTACTTATCGAAGCGGCGAGAGTGTTATCTGAAAAAAACGAGTTTGACTCGGAGGAAGAAAGAGAAATCGGGGACGAGTTGATGACGAGTCGTGGAGAACGGgttaagaaaaagaaagagaggtTGGTGGTTGTGAGAGAACCGGTGGTTCGGTCTAAGAGAGGAAGGAACCAAGTGTTACCGTGCCGGTTTAGAGACTCGGTGGTTGAACCGTTGAAACGCACGGGACCGAACCGGAGAATGTCGTCGAATGCTAAAGCGAGTAAACGACTACTTCGCTAG